The following coding sequences are from one Rhipicephalus microplus isolate Deutch F79 chromosome 3, USDA_Rmic, whole genome shotgun sequence window:
- the LOC119161540 gene encoding neprilysin: protein MEDADELGLNVPRSYLDRGHPYVVANRSVRFVCACNYAAYSALVVVVTVLGMAVVSYLIAPGRTGVGYTHLRFNFTDESPEGFTGSDFSCTGKADETTVVQESDLCGSLECNHEAVRIVGSLNASVNPCDDFYAYVCSVWMDKHRPTKDQDRRSVDDDILDSYSRFLVSVLGRTNAEAPAAKILFDTCVEPPASLFRDIVTTFFYMVGLQHWPYSPSDRILAVDVTSKVGTLYRLLGLDSLFHLSAVEDPEGKHTFMSIGEPELVSGAIEGSSVSDFAFLAEAHDTLMSYLGRPLSTNIAAVEADLARRMAPQRAPGCFELLSQCTTMHLDQLPESRMVHWTLLAEEAFGDRIAATNRFVKMPNYEYLLSFGSDVQQNLRKPDLLNYLAFRVCMALSPLIANVTVRHRLASIAYGRNPRAAQPLLPEHYCVRLMDRFEAPLVMALAYDRSVARISWDVVQELVLGHLNATMSRHIDYSFSRWFTREFADHVSRQLTRVSWEPLVPKRFFDKGYRSKYLSGLYNENSSRPQLPSFFYFWLQRAVKRARGTLETSEEDLRAGWNKGSLSAWPQLGAPFKHLEIPLPVFDFGMPIERRLRKFHIARVGTRVYWSLFKYIYFLAYGFYLNTTWSDPASVFENLRGCLQKDYARMSASAGRTPPHTILLFERTSTADMLDVLAVGLAYQSFEEYMLKEVSNFRFKEARQFSPEQLFFIYYGLSHCENANPLFASSQRESDVSSAWARVNGPLRHVAEFAAAFRCPLGSFMNPHEKCKLDEISTIVRQP from the exons ATGGAGGACGCCGACGAGCTGGGGTTGAACGTGCCGCGCTCCTACCTGGACCGAGGCCATCCCTACGTGGTCGCCAACCGCTCCGTTCGCTTCGTGTGCGCCTGCAACTACGCCGCGTACAGCGcgctcgtcgtcgtcgtcaccgTGCTGGGCATGGCCGTCGTCAGCTACCTGATCGCGCCGGGACGAACAGGCGTCGGGTACACGCACCTGCGATTCAACTTCACCGACGAATCGCCGGAGGGATTCACCGGCTCGGATTTCTCCTGCACCGGCAAAGCCGACGAAACAACG GTCGTCCAAGAGAGTGATCTGTGTGGCTCGCTCGAGTGCAACCACGAAGCGGTGCGCATCGTCGGCTCGCTCAACGCGTCCGTGAACCCATGCGACGACTTCTACGCCTACGTGTGCTCCGTCTGGATGGACAAACACCGTCCCACCAAGGACCAGGACAGGCGATCCGTGGACGACGACATCCTGGACAGTTACTCTCGGTTCCTCGTCAGCGTACTGGGTCGCACCAACGCCGAGGCGCCCGCAGCCAAGATCCTGTTTGACACGTGCGTCGAACCACCCGCTTCCCTTTTCAGAGACATCGTCACCACCTTCTTCTACATGGTCGGTCTGCAGCACTGGCCTTACTCACCTTCGGATAGAATCCTAGCCGTGGATGTCACCTCAAAGGTTGGTACCCTTTACCGTCTCTTGGGACTGGACAGCCTCTTTCATCTCTCCGCCGTTGAGGATCCGGAAGGCAAGCACACGTTCATGTCCATCGGTGAACCTGAGCTCGTGTCGGGCGCCATAGAAGGGTCCTCCGTCTCCGATTTTGCCTTTTTGGCCGAAGCTCACGATACGCTCATGTCGTACCTGGGCAGGCCCTTGTCGACGAACATCGCTGCGGTGGAGGCAGACCTGGCGCGACGCATGGCTCCACAAAGGGCTCCCGGTTGCTTCGAGCTCCTGAGCCAGTGCACGACCATGCACCTGGACCAGCTGCCGGAGTCCCGCATGGTACACTGGACGCTCCTAGCAGAGGAGGCCTTCGGCGACCGCATCGCGGCAACCAACCGGTTCGTCAAGATGCCCAACTACGAGTACCTGCTGAGCTTCGGCAGTGACGTGCAGCAGAACCTGCGGAAGCCGGACCTCCTTAACTACCTGGCTTTCCGAGTCTGCATGGCACTCTCACCACTTATCGCCAACGTCACCGTGCGACACCGGCTTGCATCCATCGCGTACGGCCGCAATCCTCGCGCTGCCCAGCCACTGCTTCCCGAGCACTATTGCGTGCGGCTCATGGACCGCTTCGAAGCACCACTCGTCATGGCATTGGCCTACGACCGTTCCGTAGCCAGGATATCTTGGGACGTCGTGCAGGAGCTCGTGTTGGGTCACCTCAACGCCACTATGTCCAGACACATCGACTACAGTTTCTCACGCTGGTTTACGCGCGAGTTCGCCGATCACGTGTCTCGCCAGCTGACGCGCGTCTCCTGGGAGCCCCTGGTGCCAAAGAGGTTTTTCGACAAGGGGTACCGGAGCAAGTACCTGAGCGGCCTTTACAATGAGAACTCCAGTAGACCACAACTCCCTTCTTTTTTCTACTTCTGGCTTCAGCGGGCCGTCAAGAGGGCGCGCGGAACCCTGGAGACCTCGGAAGAAGACCTCAGGGCTGGCTGGAACAAGGGCTCTCTGAGCGCGTGGCCACAACTGGGTGCTCCATTCAAACACCTGGAGATTCCGTTGCCGGTGTTCGACTTCGGCATGCCGATCGAACGCAGGCTGAGGAAGTTTCACATCGCTCGTGTCGGCACGCGTGTCTACTGGAGCCTCTTCAAGTACATCTACTTCCTGGCTTACGGTTTCTACCTGAACACCACGTGGTCCGACCCGGCTTCCGTGTTCGAAAACCTGCGCGGCTGCCTCCAGAAGGACTACGCCCGCATGAGTGCTTCGGCAGGCCGCACACCGCCCCACACGATACTCCTTTTCGAGAGGACTTCGACCGCTGACATGCTGGACGTGTTGGCCGTCGGCCTGGCCTACCAGTCCTTCGAAGAATACATGCTCAAGGAGGTCTCCAACTTCCGCTTCAAGGAGGCACGCCAGTTCTCGCCCGAACAGTTGTTTTTCATCTACTACGGCCTCAGCCACTGCGAGAATGCCAACCCACTCTTCGCGAGCAGCCAACGGGAGAGTGACGTCAGCTCGGCGTGGGCCCGCGTCAACGGACCCCTGAGGCACGTGGCCGAATTCGCGGCTGCCTTCCGCTGCCCTCTGGGTTCGTTTATGAATCCgcacgaaaagtgcaaactcgaCGAAATCAGCACCATCGTGCGCCAGCCTTAA